CGAGCGCGTGAAAAAAGTCCGGTCACCCGGTGTTACCGCCCTGTGGCTGGCAGTCGTGCTGCTCCTGACGGCTTGTCAGGCTCAGGTCAGCAGGCTTGCTCCAGAAGCCAATATTGCCGACCGGCAAAATTGTCACGGTGTCCACCTGGTCAATGTCGTTGCGCATATGGACGACGATCTGCTGTTTATTGATCCGCGGATTTCGCAAGTTCTGGCTGCCGGCGGCTGTGTGACCAGTATCTTCATGAACGGTGGCAGTTCTGGCGCCGGCTTCGACTATGTGCTGAAGCGCGAAAGCGCGTCGAGAAAAGCCTATGAAAAAATGCTGGGTTTTGCGACCGGATGGACGCCTAACCTGATATTCACTGATTCAGCCATTGTGATGAGCGTCAAGGCCAATGAGCGACCTGGATTGAAGCTCATATATTTGCGTGTGCCGGGAGGGGACGTTCGTGGTGGAGATGTGCCGCTGGCCGATTTGCTCGACCTCGATAAAACTGTTCGGAGTTGGCCCTATCTGGACTCGGCTTCAGGTCCGGTAAACCTCTACAGTCGAACATCTTTCGTGCAGCTCTTGACCGAACTGATCGTCAATGAAGGAGCCACCCGGGTGTATGCACTCAATCCGGACACCGTTGCGTACACGGAGCATCCTGACCATATTTATTCGGCACGTTTGACGCGCCTGGCCTTGCGCGGAATCAGTGCAGATATCCCGGTGATTTATCACGAGACCTATCCCTCGGCGGCCGTCGCTCCTAACGTGGACCCGGCAGCGGTGCAGGCGAAACGGCATGTTGTCGCCAGCTACTTTCACTTTGAAGGGGCTGAGCCAGTCAGCAGTGCGTACAGTGAAGCCACCTGGAATGGCAATTGGGTGGCGCGACTGAATTTCACGCTCAGCCATGCTCACGCCGCCGGGCCACTGGTCAATATCCCTTTCAGACCGCTAGTCAATTTCCAGACGCAACAGTGCCTGGTTGCCAATGGATTGGGGCAGCAGGTGACACTGGATGGATGTGAGCCAGACGCTGACCAGCGCTGGGCGTTTGTGCCCTCCGACATTGCAGTCGGCGCGAGCAGGGGAGTTGCGCTGCTGAAAACAGCCTCTGGCCATTGCATAGCGCGTCAGAATGGCCAATTGATCGAACGCGCATGTGAAAGCAATGAGCCCTCTCAACACTGGACTCCGTGGGATTTCGGGAAAATTTATGTTCCCGGAGCGCAGGGGCAATGCCTGGACGGAGTACAGCCGAGCTTGATAGCGGATTGCATGGAGTTTGCGGGTTCTACGTTGTGGGTGCGCAGCGTCGATAACATCGACAGCAATGATTCGATGGAAGTGGCGCTGACGGGGGATGTCATCGGTGACGGGACGAACCGGACGGTGCAAGTGCAGCGCCGGCAGGATGGTCCAGGTGTCGATATTTGGGTCACGTCGCTGGACGCAGACGCGATTGCATCCGAGAAATGGTATGAGAACAGACCTCCATTTGATCCAGACTCTTTTGATTCCGGGTGTGCTACAGCGATTTGCTACGACGCTACGCGCTATCTGCTGGCGGATTTCACAGGTGACGGCAAGGCTGATCTGATGGCGATATCGCCCGGAAAAGCTGACGAAACCATTTTCAGGCTATTGAAGAATGAAGGCGGGCATTTTGCTGATCCGATTATCTGGCGTTCGGTTCAGCAAGGGCATGCCTACCGGCAAGCTCAGCAATATCTGGCTGGCGACTTCAGAGGCGTCGGCAAGCAAGATGTGTTGATCGTGCAAACCCTGAATAACACAGTGTCCGATTTCTGGCTGATGGAGAATAAAGGGGCGAGTCTGGGCGTTCCTGCTCACTGGGGAGATGCCCGAAAAAACCCATTGCCGGCCCACTTCTACAGCGCCAGGCTGGACAACGATGGCAAAGATGATGTGCTCGCTGTTGATTCAAGTGCACAGTTCTTGAAGCTGCTCACCTACAGGAGTAGCGGCCGTTCTCTGGATTTTGAGAAAGCCTTGGAGTTGCCGGGCTTTTATTCTGCGCGTTCAAAGACCGCAGTGCTGGATTCGCCGATTACCAAACTGACCGATGTATGGGTGCTGCACGCTCGATCAGACGGTAGTGATATCAATTTCTGGAAAGTCGCAAATCTTGGCGGCGGAGAGTTCGAAGAGCCTTCGTCTCCGGCTTTCGAGACGAGCGTGCTTAATTGGGCCGACGTGCGGCCTTATGGGCTGGGGACGGGCAGGCAGATCCTGCTTCCCTATCGCGTCAACGATCCTGTGCATGAGTATTACTGGCGAATCGGGAAAATCGGCTTCAAGGCACTGAATCTGTCCGAGCAAGGTATGCCCGTCGGGATCAAGGATTATGGTCGCTCACAACGGTTTGAATGGGCGAACCTGCAGTGGCGAGCGCGTTTGAATTGAATATCGAGCGAGAGCGCGTGCATCTGGGCTTGTCTCCGGCGCGGCCTAGTAATCATCCCCGCGTTCGGTAACGTCCTTCTCGACCATCGGCGCATCCGGATCCTGCCCCTCGGGGAATTTCCCCTTCAGATTCCACGCGAACGCGATGATCTCGGCGATCGTGCGGTACAGCTCCTCGGGAATGCTGTCGCCCAGTTCCATCCGCGCCAACAGCCGCACCAGCTCGGCGTTTTCATAGATCGGCACTTCGCAATCGCGGGCGATGCGCAGGATTTCTTCGGCCAGTTCCTCATCGCCCTTGGCGGTGAGGGTCGGGGCGTGGTTGCCGTCGTATTTGAGGGCGATGGCCTGGCGTGGAGCAGTGGAATCGTTCATGCGGTTTCGTCGACCCAGCGGTGTTCGAGGCGGGTTTGATTGCCTTGCGGCGGGGTGCCGAGGTGGCAATCGAGATCGCCGACATTCAGCCCGCGATCGAGCAGGCGCTGACGCAGGGCGAACAGATTGGTTTCGATCAGGTCGGCGGTGTATGGGCGCTCGGCCCAGAGCTGACTCGACAGGCTGCCGGCAATCAACTGCGCCTGAATCTGCATCGGCCCCAACGGCTCCATGTCGAACGCCAGGTCGACGCGCCACAGCTGCTGTTTGGGTTCGCGTTCGTCACGGCGTTCGTTGGGTTGCGGTTCTCTTTCCGGCGCTTCTTCGCGCTGAAACTTGACCTGCAACGGCACGATGTCCTGCAGGTTGCGCATGGGGATTTCCAGCTGCCAGGTGCTGAGCAGGCGACCATCGTCGGTGAGCCCGGTCTGTTCCAGGCTCGACAGTTGATGGCTTTGCAGGCGCGACACGGCTGCCGCGGCGAGGCGCAGCAGATGTTCCAGATCGCCTTCACCTTCGAGGCTTTGCAGCAGGCGGTCGGGCAGCGGGAAACTGTTGGGCAGCGGTTTGGCGCTGACCTGACCGAGGGTGCCGAGGGCGTTGCGCACGAAGCTCGGCAGAGCTTGCGCCAGCGTGTTGGCGGCGATGATCGCGTTGAAACTGGCATTGCCCGGCGCACCCGGCGACAGTTGCGCGATCAGCTTGAGCAGATCGGCTTTCATGTCCGGGGCCAGCGCCGGATTCTGTCCGGTCAGCAATTTGGCTTCGAGGAAGGCGCCGCTGTTGGCCAGGGCCAGCGCCACGCCTTTGGCGGTGCTCATTTGCTGCACATCGGGCAGGTTGGCGAGCAGGCGCGTGACGGCAGCGCGCAGATCCTGCGAGGTCTGATCGTCGTCGCTCGGCAGGTTTTGCAGAGCATTGAGCAAACCGTCCAGCGAACCTTGGCGAGTCTGCTGGCCGAGCAGTTGCTGGCTCACCGCCAATTGCTCCTGACGGCTGCTCAGTGGCACGAACTTGAGGGTTTGCGAGTCTTCGACCAGTGCCGAGAGCAGGGTGCCGATGCGCAGTGGTGTCGGGCTGTCGATGTCCAGTGTGGCGCCACTTTGCGCGGTGTTGAGCAGGCTCACCAGTGAGCGGTACACCGTCGGCTGTCCCGGCACTTGCGGCAGTGTCTGCGAGGTCAGCACCTTGCCTTGCAGCAGCGTGCCGACCGGCAACTGCGCGGTGTCGATGCGGGTGAGGGCGGCGACGCTGCTGGCAATCGCCTGTTGCACGGTGATCGCCAGATTGCCCGCCGACGGCTGGGTGACGGCCAGGTTGGTGCCGGTCGGCAACGGCAGGTTGCTGCTGGCTTGCACGGTGGTCTGCCGGCCGCCGTCGACGGTCACCTTGAGCAGCAGTTGAAAGGTCTGATCCGCCTGCTTGAGTGACAACACCTCGGCCTGGGCGCTTTGCCCGGCGCCGATCAAGCCTTCGACCGGGGTCAACAGCTTGAGCAACTCACCGCTCATCACCAGCGGACGCGTGTTCGCCGGGGTGGTGGGCGGCAGCGGGAGGATGTTCATTTCGCCTGTCATACGCGGACACAACCTGAGGAAATTGCGCTCTTGGGAGTAAGGCACGGCATGTATAATGCCGCGCGTCTTGCGCTTCGTTCAGAAAACATAGCAATTGTTTGATCCAGCTCTCTGCTTCGCACCGTCATTGCATTTATCCTGCATCTCTTTAACGGCCGCGCCAGAGCCGACTTGAACCGTATAAGGCCCGTGATCCCTTGACCAGTCCTGTCCTGCAAACCGTTGCCCTTGCCTGTGAGCGAGACCTGCGGCTGCTCTTCGAAAATCTCGAATTGCGACTGGCCAGTGGCGATATGGTGCAGATCAGCGGTCCCAACGGCAGCGGCAAGACCAGCCTGCTGCGCCTGTTGTCCGGGTTGATGCAGCCGACCAGCGGTCAGGTGCTGCTCAACGGCCAGCCCTTGACTGCACAACCGAGCGAACTGGCGCGCAACCTGCTGTGGATCGGCCACGCTGCCGGGATCAAGGACCTGCTGACCCCGGAAGAGAACCTGTCCTGGCTCTGCGCTCTGCATCGGCCGGCCGGGCGCGAGGCGATCTGGCAGGCGCTGGCAGCCGTAGGATTGCGCGGATTCGAAGATGTTCCCTGCCACACCCTGTCCGCCGGTCAGCAACGCCGCGTGGCGCTGGCGCGGCTGTATCTGGACAGCCCGCCGCTGTGGATTCTCGACGAGCCGTTCACCGCGCTCGACAAACAGGGCGTGGCGCAGCTTGAAGAACACTTGGCCGGGCACTGCGAGCGCGGCGGTCTGGTGGTTCTGACCACGCACCACACACTGAGCCGGATGCCGGCCGGTTATCGCGATATCGATCTGGGGAACTGGGCAGTATGAGTGTGTTCGGCCTGCTGGTTGCCCGTGAGTCCCGTTTGCTGTTTCGTCGCCCGGCGGAACTGGCCAATCCGCTGATTTTCTTCGCCATCGTCATCGCCTTGTTCCCGCTGGCCGTCGGCCCGGAAACTCAAGTCTTGCAAAACCTGTCCCCGGGGTTAGTCTGGGTGGCCGCGTTGTTGTCGGTCCTGCTTTCGCTGGACGGACTGTTTCGCAGTGATTTCGAAGATGGCTCCCTGGAACAGTGGGTCCTTTCGCCGCACCCGCTGCCCCTACTGGTGCTGGCCAAGGTGCTGGCACACTGGCTGTTCTCGGGACTGGCACTGGTTCTGCTCTCGCCGTTGCTGGCGTTGATGCTCGGTTTGCCGGTCGCCTGCCTGCCGGTGTTGCTGTTGTCGTTGCTGCTGGGTACACCGGTGCTGAGCCTGCTCGGTGCGGTGGGCGCGGCGCTGACGGTTGGTTTGAAACGCGGCGGCCTTTTGCTGGCGTTGCTGATTCTGCCGTTGTACATCCCGGTGTTGATCCTGGGCAGTGGCGCCTTGCAGGCCGCCTTGCAAGGCATGCCGGCGACCGGGTATCTGCTGTGGCTGGGTAGCCTGACCGCCCTGGCGATCACCCTGACACCTTTTGCAATAGCTGCTGGCCTGAAGATCAGCGTCGGCGAATAATGAGGTCTGGTTAAAATTTAACCAGCAAAGACCCTGAGACTGCTCACACCGATGAGCGGCACCCGTGATGGAAACAGTATGAACTGGACCTGGTTTCACAAGCTCGGCTCGCCCAAGTGGTTCTACGGCATCAGCAGCCGGTTTCTGCCGTGGCTGAGCATCGCCGCGTTGCTGCTGATCAGCGTTGGCGTCGTCTGGGGCCTGGCCTTCGCGCCGCCGGATTATCAGCAGGGCAACAGCTTCCGCATCATCTACATCCACGTGCCGGCGGCGATGCTGGCGCAGTCGATCTACGTGATGCTGGCGGTATGCGGCGTGGTCGGGCTGGTGTGGAAAATGAAACTGGCCGACGTCGCCCTGCAATGCGCGGCGCCGATCGGCGCGTGGATGACCGCCGTGGCGCTGGTCACCGGGGCGATCTGGGGCAAGCCGACCTGGGGCTCGTGGTGGGTCTGGGATGCGCGGCTGACGTCGATGCTGATTCTGCTGTTCCTGTATTTCGGGGTGATTGCGCTGGGCAACGCCATCAGCAACCGCGACAGCGCCGCCAAGGCCTGCGCGGTGCTGGCGATCGTCGGGGTGATCAACATTCCGATCATCAAGTACTCGGTGGAGTGGTGGAACACCCTGCACCAGGGCGCGACCTTCACCCTTACGGAAAAACCCGCGATGCCCGCCGAAATGTGGCTGCCGCTGCTGCTGACGGTGCTGGGGTTCTACTGCTTCTTCGGCGCCGTGCTGTTGTTGCGCATGCGCCTCGAAGTGCTCAAGCGCGAAGCCCGCGCCAGTTGGGTCAAAGAAGAAGTGCAGAACAGCCTGGAGGCCGCGCGATGAGTTTTGCTTCATTCGGCGACTTCCTCGCCATGGGCCACCATGGCCTGTATGTCTGGTCGGCCTACGGCATCTGTCTGACGGTGCTGATCCTCAACGTGGTCGCACCGATCGCGGCCCGCAAGCGCTATCTGCAACAAGAGGCGCGTCGTCTGCGCCGGGAGAACGGCAAGTGAATCCGCTGCGCAAAAAACGTCTGACCCTCATTCTGGCGATCCTGGTCGGGGTCGGCGCTGCCGTCGGCCTGGCCCTGAGCGCCCTGCAGGAAAACATCAACCTGTTTTACACGCCGACCCAGATCGCCAACGGTGAAGCGCCGCACGACACGCGCATCCGCGCCGGCGGCATGGTCGAGAAGGGCTCGCTGCAACGTTCGCCGGACTCGCTGGACGTCAAATTCGTTGTCACCGACTTCAACAAAGCCGTGACCATCACCTACCGCGGGATCCTCCCGGATCTGTTCCGCGAAGGGCAGGGCATTGTCGCCCTGGGCAAACTTAACGCCGACGGCGTGGTGGTGGCCGATGAAGTGCTGGCCAAGCACGACGAGAAGTACATGCCGCCGGAAGTGACCAAAGCGCTGAAAGACAGTGGTCAATCGGCACCGACCCCAGCGAAGGAGGGTTGATCGATGACTTCTGCACTGTTTATTCCCGAGCTCGGCCATCTGGCGATGATTCTGGCGCTGTGTTTTGCGCTGGTGCAGGCCGTGGTGCCGCTGTTCGGTGCGTGGCGCGGTGACCGCATGTGGATGGGCCTGGCCCAGCCGGCGGCGTGGGGTCAGTTTGCGTTCCTGCTGTTTGCCTTCGGTTGCCTGACCTACGCGTTCATGACCGACGATTTCTCGGTCGGTTATGTCGCGATGAACTCCAACAGCGCCTTGCCGTGGTATTACAAGTTCAGCGCGGTGTGGGGCGCCCACGAAGGTTCGCTGCTGCTGTGGGCGTTGATCCTCGGTGGCTGGACCTTCGCCGTGTCGGTGTTCTCCCGGCAGTTGCCGCAAGTCATGCTCGCTCGCGTACTGGCGGTGATGGGCATGATCAGCACCGGTTTCCTGTTGTTTCTGATCCTCACCTCCAACCCGTTCTCGCGGATCCTGCCGCAGATTCCGGCCGACGGTCGTGACCTCAATCCGCTGCTGCAAGACATCGGCCTGATTGTGCATCCGCCGATGCTCTACATGGGGTACGTCGGCTTCTCGGTGGCGTTCGCCTTCGCCATTGCCGCACTGCTCGGTGGTCGTCTCGACGCCGCCTGGGCACGCTGGTCGCGCCCTTGGACGATTGTCGCATGGGCCTTCCTCGGCATCGGCATCACCCTCGGTTCATGGTGGGCGTACTACGAACTCGGCTGGGGCGGCTGGTGGTTCTGGGATCCGGTGGAAAACGCCTCGTTCATGCCATGGCTGGTCGGCACCGCGCTGATTCACTCGCTGGCAGTCACGGAAAAACGTGGCGTGTTCAAGAGCTGGACGGTGTTGCTGGCGATTGCCGCGTTCTCGCTGAGCCTGCTTGGCACGTTCCTCGTGCGCTCCGGCGTGCTGACTTCGGTACATGCGTTTGCCTCGGACCCTGAACGCGGTGTGTTCATCCTGATCTTCCTGCTGTTCGTGGTTGGCGGTTCGCTGACGCTGTTTGCGTTGCGCGCTCCGGTGGTCAAGAGCCAGGTCGGCTTCAACCTGTGGTCGCGGGAAACCCTGTTGCTGGGCAACAACCTGGTGCTGGTGGTGGCCGCGTCGATGATTCTGCTCGGCACGTTGTATCCGCTGATTCTTGATGCGATCAGCGGCGCCAAGCTGTCGGTAGGCCCGCCGTACTTCAACGCGTTGTTCATCCCGCTGATGGCGTTGCTGATGCTGGTGATGGCAGTCGGCGTGATCGTCCGCTGGAAGGACACCCCGGTGAAGTGGCTGGCAAACATGCTGACCCCGGTGTTGCTCGGCAGTGTCGCATTGGCCGTGGTGGCTGGTGTCGCTTACGGCGATTTCAACTGGGCGGTGATCGCGACGTTCCTGCTTGCCGCATGGGTGTTGCTCGCCGGT
The Pseudomonas fluorescens genome window above contains:
- a CDS encoding PIG-L family deacetylase; amino-acid sequence: MHLPARIERVKKVRSPGVTALWLAVVLLLTACQAQVSRLAPEANIADRQNCHGVHLVNVVAHMDDDLLFIDPRISQVLAAGGCVTSIFMNGGSSGAGFDYVLKRESASRKAYEKMLGFATGWTPNLIFTDSAIVMSVKANERPGLKLIYLRVPGGDVRGGDVPLADLLDLDKTVRSWPYLDSASGPVNLYSRTSFVQLLTELIVNEGATRVYALNPDTVAYTEHPDHIYSARLTRLALRGISADIPVIYHETYPSAAVAPNVDPAAVQAKRHVVASYFHFEGAEPVSSAYSEATWNGNWVARLNFTLSHAHAAGPLVNIPFRPLVNFQTQQCLVANGLGQQVTLDGCEPDADQRWAFVPSDIAVGASRGVALLKTASGHCIARQNGQLIERACESNEPSQHWTPWDFGKIYVPGAQGQCLDGVQPSLIADCMEFAGSTLWVRSVDNIDSNDSMEVALTGDVIGDGTNRTVQVQRRQDGPGVDIWVTSLDADAIASEKWYENRPPFDPDSFDSGCATAICYDATRYLLADFTGDGKADLMAISPGKADETIFRLLKNEGGHFADPIIWRSVQQGHAYRQAQQYLAGDFRGVGKQDVLIVQTLNNTVSDFWLMENKGASLGVPAHWGDARKNPLPAHFYSARLDNDGKDDVLAVDSSAQFLKLLTYRSSGRSLDFEKALELPGFYSARSKTAVLDSPITKLTDVWVLHARSDGSDINFWKVANLGGGEFEEPSSPAFETSVLNWADVRPYGLGTGRQILLPYRVNDPVHEYYWRIGKIGFKALNLSEQGMPVGIKDYGRSQRFEWANLQWRARLN
- the ccmD gene encoding heme exporter protein CcmD; translated protein: MSFASFGDFLAMGHHGLYVWSAYGICLTVLILNVVAPIAARKRYLQQEARRLRRENGK
- the ccmA gene encoding cytochrome c biogenesis heme-transporting ATPase CcmA gives rise to the protein MTSPVLQTVALACERDLRLLFENLELRLASGDMVQISGPNGSGKTSLLRLLSGLMQPTSGQVLLNGQPLTAQPSELARNLLWIGHAAGIKDLLTPEENLSWLCALHRPAGREAIWQALAAVGLRGFEDVPCHTLSAGQQRRVALARLYLDSPPLWILDEPFTALDKQGVAQLEEHLAGHCERGGLVVLTTHHTLSRMPAGYRDIDLGNWAV
- the ccmE gene encoding cytochrome c maturation protein CcmE, which produces MNPLRKKRLTLILAILVGVGAAVGLALSALQENINLFYTPTQIANGEAPHDTRIRAGGMVEKGSLQRSPDSLDVKFVVTDFNKAVTITYRGILPDLFREGQGIVALGKLNADGVVVADEVLAKHDEKYMPPEVTKALKDSGQSAPTPAKEG
- a CDS encoding flagellar hook-length control protein FliK — encoded protein: MTGEMNILPLPPTTPANTRPLVMSGELLKLLTPVEGLIGAGQSAQAEVLSLKQADQTFQLLLKVTVDGGRQTTVQASSNLPLPTGTNLAVTQPSAGNLAITVQQAIASSVAALTRIDTAQLPVGTLLQGKVLTSQTLPQVPGQPTVYRSLVSLLNTAQSGATLDIDSPTPLRIGTLLSALVEDSQTLKFVPLSSRQEQLAVSQQLLGQQTRQGSLDGLLNALQNLPSDDDQTSQDLRAAVTRLLANLPDVQQMSTAKGVALALANSGAFLEAKLLTGQNPALAPDMKADLLKLIAQLSPGAPGNASFNAIIAANTLAQALPSFVRNALGTLGQVSAKPLPNSFPLPDRLLQSLEGEGDLEHLLRLAAAAVSRLQSHQLSSLEQTGLTDDGRLLSTWQLEIPMRNLQDIVPLQVKFQREEAPEREPQPNERRDEREPKQQLWRVDLAFDMEPLGPMQIQAQLIAGSLSSQLWAERPYTADLIETNLFALRQRLLDRGLNVGDLDCHLGTPPQGNQTRLEHRWVDETA
- a CDS encoding heme ABC transporter permease gives rise to the protein MNWTWFHKLGSPKWFYGISSRFLPWLSIAALLLISVGVVWGLAFAPPDYQQGNSFRIIYIHVPAAMLAQSIYVMLAVCGVVGLVWKMKLADVALQCAAPIGAWMTAVALVTGAIWGKPTWGSWWVWDARLTSMLILLFLYFGVIALGNAISNRDSAAKACAVLAIVGVINIPIIKYSVEWWNTLHQGATFTLTEKPAMPAEMWLPLLLTVLGFYCFFGAVLLLRMRLEVLKREARASWVKEEVQNSLEAAR
- a CDS encoding EscU/YscU/HrcU family type III secretion system export apparatus switch protein codes for the protein MNDSTAPRQAIALKYDGNHAPTLTAKGDEELAEEILRIARDCEVPIYENAELVRLLARMELGDSIPEELYRTIAEIIAFAWNLKGKFPEGQDPDAPMVEKDVTERGDDY
- a CDS encoding heme lyase CcmF/NrfE family subunit translates to MTSALFIPELGHLAMILALCFALVQAVVPLFGAWRGDRMWMGLAQPAAWGQFAFLLFAFGCLTYAFMTDDFSVGYVAMNSNSALPWYYKFSAVWGAHEGSLLLWALILGGWTFAVSVFSRQLPQVMLARVLAVMGMISTGFLLFLILTSNPFSRILPQIPADGRDLNPLLQDIGLIVHPPMLYMGYVGFSVAFAFAIAALLGGRLDAAWARWSRPWTIVAWAFLGIGITLGSWWAYYELGWGGWWFWDPVENASFMPWLVGTALIHSLAVTEKRGVFKSWTVLLAIAAFSLSLLGTFLVRSGVLTSVHAFASDPERGVFILIFLLFVVGGSLTLFALRAPVVKSQVGFNLWSRETLLLGNNLVLVVAASMILLGTLYPLILDAISGAKLSVGPPYFNALFIPLMALLMLVMAVGVIVRWKDTPVKWLANMLTPVLLGSVALAVVAGVAYGDFNWAVIATFLLAAWVLLAGVRDIFDKTRHKGLIKGLPTLTRSYWGMQIAHLGIAVCALGVVLSSQNSAERDLRLAPGESMDLAGYHFIFEGAKHFEGPNFTSDKGTIRVIRDGKEVSVLHPEKRLYTVQSSMMTEAGIDAGFTRDLYVALGEPLENGAWAVRVHVKPFVRWIWFGGLLTGLGGLLAALDRRYRVKVKARVREALGLQGAAA
- the ccmB gene encoding heme exporter protein CcmB — protein: MSVFGLLVARESRLLFRRPAELANPLIFFAIVIALFPLAVGPETQVLQNLSPGLVWVAALLSVLLSLDGLFRSDFEDGSLEQWVLSPHPLPLLVLAKVLAHWLFSGLALVLLSPLLALMLGLPVACLPVLLLSLLLGTPVLSLLGAVGAALTVGLKRGGLLLALLILPLYIPVLILGSGALQAALQGMPATGYLLWLGSLTALAITLTPFAIAAGLKISVGE